In one Cloacibacillus porcorum genomic region, the following are encoded:
- the gatB gene encoding Asp-tRNA(Asn)/Glu-tRNA(Gln) amidotransferase subunit GatB gives MKRQVVIGLEIHLQLKTKTKLFCSCSTDYIGATPNTNVCPICLAVPGTLPVINDHAVDLAVKMGLGLHCDIQDNTRFHRKHYFYADLPKAYQITQYEHAIAQGGYLDIIADGKPKRVHLDHLHLEEDAGKLVHPTSDGRLSGAAYSLVDYNRGGMPLSEIVSMPDMNSPAEAIAYVTQIRQLARYLGASDGEMESGSLRVDVNVSLSNPDGSLGTRVELKNINSLKSIERALEYEIARQNRVLDEGGKLVQETRLWDDAAGVTRSMRSKEGARDYRYYVEMDLAPIDAKPEYVEKIRASLPEMPWDRRDRFVSQYGLSLEESQQITEQREMADYYEEMVAAGAPAAKVANWARMEVQRLLREEGLDITAFPVPAKELGSLIAKVEKKELSNTQAKDVLAAMYGEKLTLEAALKKCGAAGGRLTGEALKAVIEKVFAAEPEAVETIKRGADKKGAKVKFLQGLVMRETRGSADPAEVARALSELLH, from the coding sequence ATGAAAAGACAGGTCGTTATCGGACTTGAAATACACCTCCAGCTAAAGACAAAGACAAAACTCTTCTGCAGCTGCTCCACGGACTACATCGGCGCGACGCCGAACACCAACGTCTGCCCGATCTGCCTCGCCGTGCCCGGCACGCTGCCGGTCATCAACGACCACGCGGTGGACCTCGCGGTAAAAATGGGGCTTGGCCTCCACTGCGACATCCAGGACAACACGCGCTTCCACCGTAAACACTACTTCTACGCCGACCTGCCGAAGGCCTACCAGATCACGCAGTACGAACACGCCATTGCCCAGGGCGGATACCTTGACATCATCGCCGACGGCAAACCGAAGCGGGTACACCTCGACCACCTGCACCTTGAAGAGGACGCGGGCAAACTCGTGCATCCGACTTCCGACGGCCGCCTCTCTGGTGCAGCCTACTCATTAGTCGACTACAACCGCGGCGGCATGCCCCTCTCCGAGATCGTCTCGATGCCCGATATGAACTCGCCGGCGGAGGCTATCGCCTACGTCACCCAGATACGCCAGCTCGCGCGTTACCTCGGGGCCTCTGACGGAGAGATGGAATCAGGCTCGCTGCGCGTGGACGTCAACGTCTCCCTCTCGAACCCCGACGGTTCGCTGGGAACCCGCGTAGAGCTGAAAAACATCAACTCCCTAAAATCGATCGAACGCGCCCTCGAATACGAGATCGCGCGCCAGAACCGCGTGCTTGACGAGGGCGGCAAACTAGTGCAGGAGACGCGCCTCTGGGACGACGCGGCGGGCGTCACGCGCTCCATGCGCAGCAAAGAGGGCGCGCGCGACTACCGTTACTACGTGGAGATGGACCTCGCGCCGATCGACGCGAAGCCGGAATATGTCGAAAAAATACGCGCCAGCCTACCGGAAATGCCCTGGGACAGGCGCGACCGCTTCGTCTCGCAGTACGGCCTCAGCCTTGAAGAGAGCCAGCAGATCACCGAACAGCGGGAGATGGCCGACTACTACGAAGAGATGGTCGCCGCGGGCGCGCCCGCCGCGAAGGTCGCCAACTGGGCCCGCATGGAGGTACAGCGGCTGCTGCGCGAAGAGGGCCTGGACATCACCGCCTTCCCCGTTCCCGCGAAAGAGCTGGGCTCGCTGATCGCGAAGGTCGAGAAAAAAGAGCTCTCCAACACGCAGGCCAAAGACGTGCTCGCCGCGATGTACGGCGAAAAACTTACGCTTGAGGCAGCACTGAAAAAATGCGGCGCGGCGGGCGGACGGCTGACGGGCGAGGCGCTCAAAGCGGTAATTGAAAAGGTATTCGCCGCCGAACCGGAGGCCGTCGAGACCATAAAGAGGGGTGCCGATAAAAAGGGCGCGAAGGTAAAATTCCTTCAGGGGCTCGTAATGCGCGAGACCCGCGGCAGCGCCGACCCCGCCGAGGTGGCGAGGGCTCTCTCTGAACTCCTTCACTAA
- a CDS encoding endonuclease domain-containing protein — MRYDKKIIPLARGLRRNMTPEERHLWYDFLAKYPVRFQRQKVIDRYIADFYCFEAALVVEIDGGQHYCGGSPDYDQRRTECFGKLGVEVMRFTNPEVRRSFNRVCCEIDSRIVRKLAKDIPEPPGFLRELTDS, encoded by the coding sequence GTGCGATACGATAAAAAAATCATTCCTCTTGCCCGGGGGCTGCGCCGTAATATGACTCCGGAGGAGCGTCATCTTTGGTACGATTTTCTCGCAAAATATCCCGTGCGTTTCCAGCGTCAGAAGGTCATCGACCGCTACATAGCAGATTTTTATTGTTTTGAGGCCGCCTTAGTCGTAGAAATAGACGGCGGACAGCACTACTGCGGCGGCAGTCCGGATTATGACCAGCGGCGGACGGAATGTTTCGGAAAGCTGGGGGTAGAGGTGATGCGTTTTACCAATCCCGAGGTCCGGCGATCTTTTAACCGTGTATGCTGTGAAATAGACAGCCGTATCGTGCGTAAGCTTGCCAAGGATATCCCCGAACCGCCCGGATTTCTACGCGAGCTGACCGATAGCTGA